The Aphis gossypii isolate Hap1 chromosome 3, ASM2018417v2, whole genome shotgun sequence genome includes a region encoding these proteins:
- the LOC126551137 gene encoding uncharacterized protein LOC126551137, which translates to MAITVDIDLAQPTTDTAFPSEFSKNIVSSITSVNDLHENKKYNEEMAKSSLGVHITEEDLRSSKPNHFMNTTENEIELSDSLDEDEDSGSEYLPFNKSNDLSFTSSLLREMESDESEKYLTLDAPSTSKVILAAENNLLPSTSSNTKLPNNNLRVPFVPKNFNFDGEVEKSRKTAVKNKRIWDKLDSCIFCEKQVTNFTRHILRKHKDETEVMKYETLPKGSADRKHLADVLRKRGNFLSNVEEGNKIKPVRRPYEFVTKPISNNTTKSNGRNRPQADGQNLLLTFTDTDEELVTKVFPRMASDNISFVAKSDKLIKAFGSRYLKCHKEKHLIAVVSQKMRTLARFLISVRSLIPEIHSLQECLTPKYFDISIKSAKQVAQYNDKTDSFGSPSVVLKIGQSLKQCCEIGEFILLKESDGLCMYSNEKNALNSIKYMIEKQWSFEISTNATKDIYQKKWNKPAILPLTSDIKLFRDYIVNVEKDSYEKLKLNHNNLQAYRELQESILAQIVLLNRRRSGEVQRILLDIYNNSFSEISQEEVLNALSPVELELTKSFKRIVIRGKRGRGVPVLFSPHLQKRLHFLTSLRETVCFIDKNNPYLFPLPQTSESCMRVSDIIRKFCKNAGVKHPENITSTRLRKHVATVTQLLNLSESDIEQLATFLGHTKDVHKEFYRLSDSAFQVAKMSKLLLMIEKGQGDQYRGKSIDEININVNDLISGESSDEEIIESPNQATSTPRNKNKLKITEKKIKHKITIIPWNDDEKSITTKYFKKYILLGKAPRKKECEEFLKINPNINRTWKSIKDFVHNTGNDAQDTC; encoded by the exons ATGGCAATTACAGTTGATATTGATTTGGCGCAGCCAACTACCGATACAG CATTTCCATCTGAATTCAGCAAAAACATAGTTTCATCTATTACTTCTGTAAATGatttacatgaaaataaaaagtacaatGAAGAAATGGCAAAATCCTCATTAGGAGTACATATCACTGAAgaag ATTTAAGATCCAGTAAACCTAACCATTTCATGAATACAACTGAAAATGAAATTGAGTTATCTGATAGTTTGGACGAAGATGAAGATTCGGGATCTGAATATTTgccatttaataaatcaaatgatttatcatttactAGTTCATTATTACGTGAAATGGAGAGTGATGAATCAGAAAAGTATTTAACTCTAGATGCTCCGAGCACTTCAAAAGTAATATTAGCtgctgaaaataatttattaccttcAACTTcttcaaatacaaaattaccaaacaataatttacgtGTGCCTTTTgtaccaaaaaattttaactttgatgGTGAAGTagaaaaaagtagaaaaacagctgttaaaaacaaaagaatttGGGACAAATTAGATAGTtgcatattttgtgaaaaacaaGTTACAAATTTTACTAGACACATACTAAGAAAACACAAAGATGAAACCGAAGTTATGAAGTATGAAACGTTACCTAAGGGCTCTGCTGACAGAAAACATCTGGCTGACGTTTTAAGAAAAAGgggtaattttttatctaatgtagaagaaggtaataaaataaagcctGTTCGCCGTCCCTATGAGTTTGTGACTAAGCCAATTTCT aataatacaacaaaatctAATGGTAGAAATCGACCTCAAGCTGATGGCCAAAATTTGCTATTAACATTTACTGATACAGACGAAGAACTAGTGACAAAAGTTTTTCCAAGAATGGCAAGTGATAATATTTCCTTTGTCGCAAAatctgataaattaattaaagctTTTGGATCACGATATTTAAAATGCCATAAAGAAAAACATCTTATAGCTGTTGTTTCCCAAAAAATGCGAACGTTGGctcgttttttaatttcagtaaGATCATTAATTCCTGAAATTCACTCACTTCAAGAATGTTTGacaccaaaatattttgatatatcaaTTAAGAGTGCTAAACAAGTTGCACAATACAATGACAAAACAGATAGCTTCGGATCTCCGtctgtagttttaaaaatcggGCAATCATTGAAGCAATGCTGTGAAATTGgtgagtttattttattaaaagaaagtGATGGCCTATGTATgtattcaaatgaaaaaaacgcgttaaatagtataaagtatatgaTTGAAAAACAGTGGTCCTTTGAAATATCAACTAATGCTACCAAGgatatttaccaaaaaaaatggAACAAACCAGCCATTTTACCACTTACatcagatataaaattattcagggattatattgtaaatgtagAAAAGGActcttatgaaaaattaaaattaaaccacaATAATTTACAAGCATATCGTGAACTACAAGAAAGCATTTTGgcacaaattgttttattaaaccgTCGGCGGTCAGGAGAAGTACAAAGAATTCTTCTtgacatttacaataattcgTTTTCTGAAATTTCTCAAGAAGAAGTACTAAACGCCTTATCTCCAGTAGAATTAGAACTAACCAAAAGTTTTAAACGTATAGTCATTAGAGGGAAACGTGGAAGAGGAGTTCCAGTACTATTTAGTCCTCACTTACAAAAACGTCTACATTTCTTAACATCCTTAAGGGAAACTGTTTgctttattgataaaaataatccatATCTATTTCCGTTACCTCAGACATCTGAATCCTGTATGAGAGTTTCtgatattatacgtaaattttgtaaaaatgcaGGAGTTAAACACCCTGAAAATATAACATCGACTCGTTTAAGGAAACATGTTGCAACAGTCACTCAGTTGTTAAATTTATCAGAATCTGATATTGAGCAGTTAGCAACATTTTTAGGCCATACCAAAGATGTCCACAAAGAGTTTTATAGACTTTCAGACAGCGCTTTTCAG gtGGCAAAAATGAGCAAGCTTTTACTCATGATTGAAAAAGGTCAAGGGGATCAATACAGAGGAAAAAGtattgatgaaataaatataaatgttaatgatttaatatctgGTGAATCTAGTGATGAAGAAATTATTGAATCTCCAAACCAAGCTACTTCTACTCCAAG aaataaaaacaaattaaaaataacagaaaaaaaaataaaacataaaattaccaTTATACCTTGGAATGATGATGAAAAGTCAAtaacaactaaatattttaaaaaatacatactattGGGTAAAGCCCCTAGAAAAAAAGAATGTGaagaatttctaaaaataaatccaaataTTAATAGGACTTGGAAAAGTATTAAagattttgtacataatactgggaat gatGCACAAGACACATGttga